GCCATCAGGCCGGTCACCAGCGCCATCTTGATCGAGGCGGAATAGCTGCGGAAATCATGCCCGACGACGATCTCGCGCTTCACGCCCATGCGGCCGATCAGCGTACCGAGGCCCATGCCGACGGCCTGCACGCCCATCAGGTTCAATTCCTTGCCGAGGAACCAGCGTGCGTCATATTCGCGAAAGCCCGTGGGCTTCACCATCGGCAGGGATTCATAGGCGGCGGTATTCGGGGTCAGCGACGGCAGCGGTTTTGGAAACATGCGGAATGAACCTTCGCGCGACAGGGGACAATGGGCTTGCGAGCTTATAGCGCCAGCCATGCTCGCATGGCCATGCCATGGCCATGATGAACAGCGGGTGAGCGACGGTGCACCGCAACAATGTCGAAAACGGGAAGGCCCCGATAGCGCCGGTCAGGCGGCGCGCTGCAACGGCGGCGCGATGACGTGATGCGACAGGATCCAGGGAGCCTCTTCCACCGTCATGAGGCGGATTTCGAGCGCCTCGGTGAACAGGGCACGGACATGGTCCTCGATCGCCACCAGCGATCCGGATGACGACCGAAGCGTCAGCCGATCGGTCGCGATCTCCAGAATTCGACCCTGCATGCGCGCATAGATAACGGGTTCATCGGACATGATTGGCCTCGCGGTTCGCGGGAATGCGCATGCAAAACCCCACGAACGCCCTCCCCCCGAGACATCGCCAGGGTCGTCCGCCTGACTTGAACGATACGGCTGCCGAACACGACCGATCAAGCGGAACTTTCGGCATAGGTCACGGAGATCGCCGGCCGTCGCGCGTCAGCGTCGTTCGTCGTAGATCACCCGCACCAGATCGGCGGCGTTCTTGGCGCCGAGCTTTTCCATGATCCGGGCGCGGTGAACCTCGATCGTCCGCGGGCTGATCCCGAGACTGCGGCCGGCCTCCTTGTTGGAGGCGCCGCGCACCAGTTCCTGCAACACGTCGCGCTCGCGCGGGGTCAGCAGGCTCGCGCCATCCGGCCCGAGCGCCGCCACCGGATCGGCCCGTTCGGCACGCCGCCTGGCATTGACCGCCAGCGCCTGAATGACCTGAACGATGACCTTGTCGGCATCGAAGGGCTTTTCGACCAGATCGACGGCACCGGCCTTGATCGCTTCCACCGCCATCGGAATATCGGCATGGCCTGATATCATCACGACCGGGCCGGTGAATTTGCGCGCGTTGAGCTGTCTCAGCACGTCGAGGCCGCTCGGCCCCGGCAGATGGACGTCCAGAAGAATGGCATCCGGTGCGCGATGCTGCAGGGCAATCAGCGTTGCCGGCCCGTCGGCAAAAGTCGTGACCCGAAAACCGGATTGCTCGAACAGGATGGCAAGAGCGTCGCGAATGGCGGCATCGTCGTCGACGATGAAAAGGTCGCC
This portion of the Phreatobacter stygius genome encodes:
- a CDS encoding response regulator transcription factor, whose product is MSTDAGHAGDLFIVDDDAAIRDALAILFEQSGFRVTTFADGPATLIALQHRAPDAILLDVHLPGPSGLDVLRQLNARKFTGPVVMISGHADIPMAVEAIKAGAVDLVEKPFDADKVIVQVIQALAVNARRRAERADPVAALGPDGASLLTPRERDVLQELVRGASNKEAGRSLGISPRTIEVHRARIMEKLGAKNAADLVRVIYDERR